In Chloroflexia bacterium SDU3-3, one DNA window encodes the following:
- the fabF gene encoding beta-ketoacyl-ACP synthase II: MERRVVITGMGAVSPLGLDVPSLWEGICTARSGIGPITLCPTDGLESRIAGEVHGFDPNNYMDRKEARRYDRFIHFGIAASGEALKNAELEITPENAEEIGVIIGSGIGGLGSLSDGVNTLRDKGPGRVSPFLVPAMITNMAVGLVSIRYGMKGPSYSTTSACASSAHAIGEAFETIKRGWAKAIVAGGSEASVTPISIAAFVSARAISTNNDEPETASRPFDATRDGFVLSEGGAVLVLEELEFAKARGARILAEIVGYGLSSDAYHITHPAPGGEGAYRAMKLAVQHAGLTPDAIDYINMHGTSTLPGDIAESTAIKTLLGERAYQIPVSSSKSQLGHMLGAAGSVEAIISILAIRNGLIPATINLRTPDPECDLDYVPNTPRPGTLNTVMSNSFGFGGHNVSLIFTRYNED, translated from the coding sequence ATGGAGCGGCGTGTTGTCATCACTGGAATGGGCGCGGTCAGCCCGCTGGGGCTGGATGTGCCGTCGCTGTGGGAAGGCATCTGCACAGCTCGCAGCGGCATTGGGCCGATCACCCTCTGCCCCACCGACGGGCTAGAGTCCCGCATCGCGGGCGAGGTCCACGGATTTGACCCCAACAACTATATGGATCGGAAGGAGGCCCGCCGCTACGACCGCTTCATCCACTTCGGCATCGCGGCCTCGGGCGAGGCGCTGAAAAACGCCGAGCTGGAGATCACCCCGGAGAACGCCGAGGAGATCGGCGTGATCATCGGCAGCGGCATCGGCGGCCTCGGCTCGCTCTCGGATGGCGTGAACACGCTGCGCGACAAGGGGCCGGGGCGGGTCAGCCCGTTCCTGGTGCCCGCGATGATCACCAACATGGCCGTGGGCCTGGTGTCCATCCGCTATGGCATGAAGGGGCCGAGCTACAGCACCACGTCGGCCTGCGCCAGCAGCGCCCACGCGATCGGCGAGGCCTTCGAGACGATCAAGCGCGGCTGGGCCAAGGCGATCGTGGCGGGCGGCAGCGAGGCCTCGGTGACGCCGATCAGCATCGCCGCGTTTGTCAGCGCGCGCGCCATCTCCACCAACAACGACGAGCCGGAGACCGCCTCGCGCCCATTCGACGCGACCCGCGACGGCTTCGTGCTGAGCGAGGGCGGCGCGGTGCTGGTGCTTGAGGAGCTGGAATTCGCCAAGGCGCGCGGCGCGCGCATCCTGGCCGAGATCGTGGGCTACGGCCTCTCGTCCGATGCCTACCACATCACCCACCCCGCACCCGGCGGCGAGGGCGCGTACCGCGCCATGAAGCTGGCCGTGCAGCACGCAGGCCTGACGCCCGACGCGATCGACTACATCAACATGCACGGCACCAGCACGCTGCCGGGCGACATCGCCGAGAGCACCGCGATCAAGACGCTGCTGGGCGAGCGGGCCTACCAGATCCCGGTCAGCTCGTCGAAGTCGCAGCTGGGCCACATGCTGGGCGCTGCCGGCTCGGTCGAGGCGATCATCTCGATCCTGGCCATCCGCAACGGCCTCATCCCAGCCACCATCAACCTGCGGACCCCCGACCCCGAGTGCGACCTAGACTACGTGCCCAACACGCCGCGCCCCGGCACGCTCAACACCGTGATGAGCAACTCGTTTGGCTTTGGCGGCCACAACGTCTCGCTGATCTTCACGCGCTACAACGAAGATTAG
- the rnc gene encoding ribonuclease III: MDKLIRRIGLIFNNTSLIQGALAHRSYAHEHPDRAHGLADSERLEFLGDSIVNFIAADLLYRHFPNRPEGQLTKLRASLIKTGSLAGFAREIDLGSYILMGKGERNTGTHTRNPLLADTFEALVAAIYLDQGLDAARAFVTPFFESQIAQIQDDSNIDADDYKSQLLTVVQGRFGVTPSYRIAAESGPEHRREFTAEVYRGEQRIGSGSGLSKQLAEQEAAREALALLAEH, encoded by the coding sequence ATCGACAAACTCATCCGCCGGATCGGCCTGATCTTCAACAACACCAGCCTGATCCAGGGCGCACTTGCCCACCGCTCCTACGCCCACGAGCACCCCGACCGCGCCCACGGCCTGGCCGACAGCGAGCGGCTCGAGTTCCTAGGCGACTCGATCGTCAACTTCATCGCCGCCGATCTGCTCTACCGCCACTTCCCCAACCGCCCCGAGGGCCAGCTCACCAAGCTGCGCGCATCGCTGATCAAAACCGGGTCGCTGGCCGGCTTCGCCCGCGAGATCGACCTGGGCAGCTACATCCTCATGGGCAAAGGCGAGCGCAACACCGGCACCCACACCCGCAACCCCCTGCTGGCCGACACCTTCGAGGCCCTGGTGGCCGCGATCTACCTTGACCAGGGGCTGGATGCCGCACGCGCCTTTGTGACACCCTTCTTCGAGTCCCAGATCGCCCAGATCCAAGACGACAGCAACATCGACGCCGACGACTACAAGTCGCAGCTGCTCACAGTGGTGCAGGGCAGGTTCGGCGTCACGCCATCCTACCGCATCGCCGCCGAGAGCGGGCCAGAGCACCGGCGCGAGTTCACCGCCGAGGTCTACCGCGGCGAGCAGCGCATCGGCAGCGGCAGCGGCCTGAGCAAACAGCTGGCCGAGCAGGAGGCCGCCCGCGAGGCGCTGGCGCTGCTGGCCGAGCACTAG
- a CDS encoding SDR family oxidoreductase — translation MPQVLITGGSGYLGRELVRLCLAAGWDVTATYASHPPQISGARLLPLDLRQPGAALALVRAARPQIVIHTAYVQGGPDLSAITAQGPGDVAAAAHSVGARLIHLSSDALFDGESQRPYTEDDPPSPITPYGQAKADAERAVALAHPAALIVRTSLIYGGPTPSPHEQMALDAVESPERFTFFTDELRNPVLVADLAAALVELAPTSRSGILHVAGAHTISRYEFACRIARAAGRPADALRAGSSAASGLRRPRHVAMDSSRAQAILRTQLRGVRDVLPA, via the coding sequence ATGCCACAGGTTCTGATCACCGGCGGTTCGGGCTACCTAGGCCGCGAGCTGGTGCGGCTGTGCCTTGCGGCGGGCTGGGATGTGACCGCCACCTATGCCAGCCACCCGCCGCAGATAAGTGGCGCACGGCTGCTGCCGCTCGACCTGCGCCAGCCCGGCGCGGCGCTCGCGCTGGTGCGCGCGGCCCGGCCTCAGATCGTCATCCACACCGCCTACGTGCAGGGTGGGCCAGATCTATCCGCCATCACCGCGCAGGGGCCAGGCGATGTCGCCGCCGCCGCCCACTCGGTCGGCGCGCGCCTTATCCACCTCTCCTCCGATGCGCTCTTCGACGGCGAGAGCCAGCGACCCTACACCGAGGACGACCCGCCCTCGCCGATCACGCCCTACGGCCAGGCCAAGGCCGATGCCGAGCGCGCCGTCGCCTTAGCACACCCCGCCGCGCTGATCGTGCGCACCTCGCTGATCTACGGCGGCCCCACGCCCAGCCCCCACGAGCAGATGGCGCTGGACGCCGTCGAAAGCCCCGAGCGCTTCACCTTCTTCACCGACGAGCTGCGCAACCCTGTGCTGGTGGCCGACCTCGCCGCCGCGCTGGTCGAGCTGGCCCCCACCAGCCGCAGCGGCATCCTCCACGTCGCCGGTGCCCACACCATCAGCCGCTACGAGTTCGCCTGCCGCATCGCCCGCGCCGCAGGCAGGCCAGCCGACGCGCTGCGAGCCGGGTCGAGCGCGGCCAGCGGGCTGCGCCGCCCGCGTCACGTGGCCATGGACAGCAGCCGCGCCCAGGCCATCCTGCGCACCCAGCTGCGCGGCGTGCGCGATGTGCTGCCCGCCTAG
- a CDS encoding alpha/beta hydrolase, with translation MSAIYLDSRMVHYELVGRRGQPIIFLHSWLGSWRYWLPTMEYVSERYRAYALDFWGFGETLDEKGTFSVSEYVDMLLRFMDNMGMSRVVLVGHGLGGMVAVRAATEHPELFTKLMVVSTPMQGTQLQSVVKPGAFSRLLGRSNPNNIWTKQVREMKLSDEVVQKEIIDDTEALSESVVSSVLNSILETDLSADLARLSTPLLALYGERDTLIVSDALEDEESKTFKQVLTLPKAAHFPFLDQSTMFYRALMDYLGSTGEDAVELKNEWRRRVSQFEYI, from the coding sequence GTGAGCGCGATATATCTAGACAGTCGGATGGTTCACTACGAACTCGTTGGACGCCGTGGCCAGCCGATCATATTCCTGCATAGCTGGCTTGGCTCGTGGCGCTACTGGCTGCCGACGATGGAGTATGTGTCGGAGCGCTACCGAGCCTATGCCCTTGACTTCTGGGGCTTCGGAGAGACGCTCGATGAGAAGGGCACGTTCTCGGTCTCCGAGTATGTGGACATGCTGCTGCGGTTTATGGACAATATGGGTATGTCCCGCGTGGTGCTGGTGGGCCATGGCCTGGGCGGCATGGTGGCCGTGCGCGCCGCGACCGAGCACCCCGAGCTGTTCACCAAGCTGATGGTGGTGAGCACGCCGATGCAGGGTACCCAGCTGCAGTCGGTGGTGAAGCCGGGGGCGTTCTCGCGCCTGCTGGGCCGATCCAACCCCAACAACATCTGGACCAAGCAGGTGCGCGAGATGAAGCTCAGCGACGAGGTGGTGCAGAAGGAGATCATCGACGATACCGAGGCGCTGAGCGAGAGCGTGGTGAGCTCGGTGCTGAACTCGATTCTTGAGACCGACCTGAGCGCCGACCTTGCGCGCCTGAGCACACCGCTGCTGGCCCTCTACGGCGAGCGCGACACCCTGATCGTCTCTGATGCGCTTGAGGATGAGGAGTCGAAGACCTTCAAGCAGGTGCTGACGCTGCCGAAGGCGGCGCACTTCCCCTTCCTCGATCAGTCCACCATGTTCTATCGCGCGCTGATGGACTACCTGGGGAGCACCGGCGAGGATGCGGTGGAGCTGAAGAACGAGTGGCGGCGGCGCGTCAGCCAGTTCGAGTATATCTAG